A window of Hyperolius riggenbachi isolate aHypRig1 chromosome 1, aHypRig1.pri, whole genome shotgun sequence contains these coding sequences:
- the FOXE1 gene encoding forkhead box protein E1 — MTAESQQSPTRATGASASLQPASNFTMPVVKVEKEPAPEASVTSGQTDTEDTPKGRRRKRPLQRGKPPYSYIALIAMAIAHSSERKLTLGGIYKFITERFPFYRDNSKKWQNSIRHNLTLNDCFIKIPREPGRPGKGNYWALDPNAEDMFDSGSFLRRRKRFKRTDLTTYPAYIHDTSMFPPLQVSRPSYPSSVYSNMAMSPSYSQQIAPHSSVYYPSSSPAFSSGQSRVFSINTLIGHSSGSEHTQQTSRSMSPDVSTSTSSSCTYAATGYNSQAGGGSMLQRSSNPVTYSYPMPNSHLQMNQSSYPHGNSQLFGTSSRLPMTTSPVMNSDSMDFYGRMSPGQYTSLTAYNSNGQLPGTNPYLRHATYSGNMDRFVSAV, encoded by the coding sequence ATGACAGCAGAGAGCCAGCAGTCCCCTACCAGAGCTACAGGGGCCAGTGCCAGCCTACAACCTGCCAGCAATTTCACCATGCCAGTGGTGAAGGTGGAGAAGGAGCCAGCTCCTGAAGCCAGTGTGACTAGCGGACAAACTGACACAGAGGATACACCAAAGGGACGGAGAAGGAAAAGACCCCTCCAGAGGGGCAAACCACCCTACAGCTATATCGCTCTAATAGCTATGGCCATTGCCCATTCTTCTGAGAGAAAGCTGACCCTAGGAGGGATCTACAAGTTTATTACTGAGAGGTTCCCTTTTTACCGGGATAACTCTAAGAAGTGGCAAAATTCCATCAGGCACAACCTGACTCTGAATGACTGCTTCATCAAAATCCCTAGGGAGCCAGGAAGGCCTGGGAAAGGCAATTACTGGGCCCTGGACCCCAATGCAGAAGACATGTTTGACAGTGGAAGCTTCCTTAGAAGAAGGAAGAGGTTCAAGAGAACAGATCTAACCACATACCCAGCTTATATACATGACACCAGCATGTTCCCACCGCTGCAAGTCTCCAGACCATCTTACCCAAGCTCTGTGTACTCCAATATGGCCATGAGCCCCTCTTACAGCCAACAAATTGCCCCCCATTCCTCTGTATATTATCCCTCTTCCTCTCCTGCCTTCAGCTCTGGCCAGTCCAGAGTATTTAGCATCAATACTCTCATAGGTCACTCCAGTGGCTCAGAGCATACCCAGCAGACCAGCAGGTCAATGAGTCCAGATGTCAGCACCagcacatccagctcctgcactTATGCTGCCACAGGCTACAATAGTCAGGCAGGTGGGGGCTCTATGCTGCAGAGATCATCTAACCCGGTGACATATTCCTACCCAATGCCCAACAGCCATCTGCAAATGAACCAGAGCTCGTACCCACATGGCAACAGCCAACTGTTTGGCACGTCAAGCAGACTACCCATGACTACATCACCCGTGATGAACAGTGATAGCATGGACTTCTATGGCAGGATGTCCCCGGGACAGTACACTTCACTGACTGCCTACAATAGTAACGGGCAGTTGCCTGGCACAAACCCCTACCTGAGGCATGCCACCTACTCAGGGAATATGGACAGGTTTGTGTCGGCAGTGTGA